The following are from one region of the Stanieria sp. NIES-3757 genome:
- a CDS encoding putative globin-like protein — MSGALASTNNSFTASLQNLIEYPKQGILSKVLLKDNNSQYTLFCLAKDTEIDEHTSTRNAVVTVIEGKGSLTLEGKEIALNPGVFVFMPANAPHALQATENLSFLLTLSEHLHPKDQVSPKTIAIVKSTAPVLKQHGREITTRMYEIMFRNHPEVKQQFDMSAQANGSQPDKLATAVYSYANQIDNLPALKSMVEKIAHRHVATHVQPEQYAIVGKSLLQAIKDVLGDAATEEVMTAWTEAYQALAEVFINREQQIYQTNQS; from the coding sequence ATGAGTGGTGCATTAGCTTCAACAAACAATTCATTTACTGCTAGCTTACAAAATTTGATTGAATATCCCAAGCAAGGAATTCTCAGTAAAGTTTTACTCAAAGATAATAACAGTCAATACACTCTTTTCTGTTTAGCAAAAGATACGGAAATCGATGAACACACTTCAACTCGTAATGCTGTAGTTACAGTAATTGAAGGGAAAGGAAGTTTAACTTTAGAAGGTAAAGAAATTGCTTTAAATCCAGGAGTATTTGTCTTTATGCCAGCAAATGCACCCCATGCTTTACAAGCGACAGAAAATCTATCTTTTTTATTGACTCTTTCTGAACATCTACATCCCAAAGATCAAGTCAGTCCCAAAACGATCGCTATTGTTAAATCTACCGCACCTGTCCTGAAACAGCATGGTCGAGAAATCACTACCAGGATGTATGAAATTATGTTCCGCAACCATCCAGAGGTGAAGCAACAATTTGATATGTCTGCACAAGCTAATGGTTCTCAACCTGACAAACTTGCTACTGCGGTTTATAGCTATGCCAACCAGATTGATAATTTGCCAGCTTTGAAATCAATGGTAGAAAAAATTGCCCATCGTCATGTGGCAACTCATGTTCAACCAGAACAATACGCTATTGTGGGAAAAAGTTTATTACAAGCAATCAAAGATGTCTTGGGAGATGCTGCAACAGAAGAAGTAATGACAGCTTGGACAGAAGCTTATCAAGCATTAGCTGAAGTTTTTATTAACCGAGAACAACAAATTTATCAAACCAATCAATCGTAG
- a CDS encoding YcfA family protein, whose protein sequence is MKVRDIIKLIEQDGWYLARTRGSHRQYKHPTKSGLVTVPGKLSDDLAVGTLNSILKQAGLK, encoded by the coding sequence ATGAAAGTTAGAGATATAATCAAACTAATCGAACAAGATGGGTGGTATTTAGCTCGAACGCGAGGCAGCCATCGTCAATATAAACATCCTACTAAATCGGGTTTGGTCACTGTACCAGGAAAATTAAGTGACGATTTGGCTGTAGGAACACTAAACAGTATTTTAAAACAAGCAGGTTTGAAATAA
- a CDS encoding hypothetical protein (Protein of unknown function (UPF0150)) gives MQYLIVIEKTETGYSAYSPDLPGCVSTGATREEIEQNMREAIEFHLDGLKAENLEIPKPTTSSAYVEVAA, from the coding sequence ATGCAGTATTTAATTGTGATCGAAAAAACAGAAACTGGTTATTCTGCCTATTCTCCCGATTTACCAGGTTGTGTTTCCACTGGCGCAACTCGTGAAGAAATAGAACAGAATATGCGTGAAGCAATTGAATTTCATCTTGATGGGTTGAAAGCAGAGAATTTGGAAATTCCCAAACCCACAACTTCATCAGCTTATGTGGAAGTTGCAGCCTAA
- a CDS encoding YcfA family protein yields the protein MSNIPVLKPQEVVRILENRGFLEVRQKGSHKQFRYEDGRATIVPFH from the coding sequence ATGAGTAATATTCCTGTTTTAAAACCGCAAGAAGTTGTCCGAATTTTAGAGAATCGAGGATTTTTAGAAGTACGTCAAAAAGGTTCGCATAAGCAGTTTCGATATGAAGATGGTCGAGCTACAATAGTACCTTTTCATTAA
- a CDS encoding hypothetical protein (hypothetical protein alr7383), with protein sequence MLPKSQNSSNFSDQSCQNGLEITPLIESIHQELLPHLKIESVDPHNPVVVHHLPQPWQLLGTGNYAGVFYHPNYVDLVVKIYAPGRKGWAEELEVYRRLGSHPAFSKCFYAEEDFLVLKRLYGVTLYDCLHRGLKIPPQVIKDINQALKYIRGLGLYPHDVHGRNVMMHEGRGLVVDVSDFLNEQPCRAWDDLKKAYYLIYLPFLSWLPVRMPYFILDFVRQSYRLFRRLMPRSA encoded by the coding sequence ATGTTGCCTAAATCACAAAATTCTTCTAATTTTTCTGATCAATCTTGTCAAAATGGATTGGAAATCACGCCTCTAATCGAAAGCATTCATCAAGAATTACTTCCCCATTTAAAAATAGAAAGTGTCGATCCTCACAATCCTGTTGTAGTTCATCACCTTCCTCAACCTTGGCAATTATTAGGAACAGGAAATTATGCTGGAGTATTTTATCATCCTAATTATGTCGATCTCGTAGTCAAAATTTATGCACCTGGAAGAAAGGGTTGGGCAGAAGAATTAGAAGTTTATCGTCGTCTAGGTTCTCATCCAGCTTTTTCTAAATGTTTCTATGCAGAAGAAGATTTTTTAGTTTTGAAACGATTATATGGAGTTACTCTTTATGATTGTTTGCATCGTGGGCTAAAAATCCCGCCGCAAGTCATCAAAGATATCAACCAAGCTTTAAAATATATTCGAGGGTTAGGTTTGTACCCTCACGATGTTCATGGGCGTAATGTCATGATGCACGAAGGCAGAGGATTAGTTGTAGATGTCTCCGATTTTCTTAATGAACAACCTTGTCGAGCATGGGATGATTTGAAAAAAGCTTATTATTTAATATATTTGCCTTTTCTTTCTTGGCTTCCGGTACGGATGCCTTACTTTATCTTAGATTTTGTTCGTCAAAGCTACCGACTTTTTCGTCGCTTGATGCCTCGTAGTGCGTAG
- a CDS encoding ferredoxin (2Fe-2S), with amino-acid sequence MKSHKITVHYHQQGKIYTVEVPENQYILQTAEKQGVELPFSCRNGACTSCAVRIISGEIEQPEAMGLSPKLKQQGYALLCVSYPRSDLVVETQDEDEVYELQFGRYFGKGKVRVGLPLDED; translated from the coding sequence ATGAAATCTCATAAAATTACCGTTCACTATCATCAACAAGGAAAAATCTATACTGTAGAAGTTCCTGAAAACCAATATATTTTACAGACTGCGGAAAAACAGGGTGTAGAATTACCTTTTTCTTGTCGTAATGGTGCTTGTACAAGTTGCGCCGTCAGAATTATATCTGGAGAAATTGAACAACCTGAAGCAATGGGATTATCACCTAAATTAAAACAACAAGGCTATGCCTTATTGTGTGTAAGCTATCCTCGTTCAGATTTAGTTGTAGAAACCCAGGATGAAGATGAAGTGTACGAACTTCAGTTTGGGCGTTATTTTGGTAAGGGAAAAGTTCGAGTTGGCTTACCTTTGGATGAAGATTAA
- a CDS encoding nuclease: MNFLRKICLICCCCFWLCSCQNSDLPSTIKAKVKRVVSGQTIEVWLNQADHSSSKETVRIIGINAPDLQQSPWGKAAQQKLEQLISPKVSTIQLQLEKRDRFNRYLAHIWHDGTLISEQLVKEGYVLADTNYPNQYSQRLWYAQEYARLMGYGIWNPQQPMRESPDQFRSQKK; the protein is encoded by the coding sequence ATGAATTTTCTTAGGAAAATCTGTCTAATTTGTTGTTGCTGTTTCTGGTTATGTAGCTGTCAAAATTCTGATTTACCTTCAACTATTAAGGCTAAAGTAAAACGGGTAGTAAGCGGACAAACTATCGAAGTATGGTTAAATCAAGCAGACCATTCTAGCTCAAAAGAAACAGTCAGAATCATTGGCATTAATGCCCCAGATTTACAGCAATCTCCTTGGGGAAAAGCAGCCCAACAGAAACTAGAACAATTAATTAGTCCAAAAGTTTCTACAATTCAATTGCAGCTTGAAAAACGCGATCGCTTTAATCGGTATTTAGCTCATATTTGGCATGATGGTACTTTAATTAGTGAACAATTAGTTAAAGAAGGATATGTTTTAGCTGATACTAATTATCCCAATCAATACAGTCAGCGTCTTTGGTACGCCCAAGAATATGCTCGTTTAATGGGTTATGGGATTTGGAATCCTCAACAACCGATGCGAGAATCTCCCGATCAATTTCGTTCTCAAAAAAAGTAA
- a CDS encoding Inositol-phosphate phosphatase → MSQNSVAQLQIFLDIATEAVMAAGVVLQNYWGKLEQIEEKGKPGDLVTEADKQAEKAIIQVLNRHVPEHSILAEESGKLGSMESEYLWAIDPLDGTTNYAHGYPVSAVSVGLMIDGIPQVGAVYNPFRNELFRAAKGLGASCNRRPIRVSQTKELSKSLLVTGFAYDRRETTDNNYAEFCYLTHLTQGVRRSGSASLDLTDVACGRLDGYWERGLSPWDITAGIVIVQEAGGNITAYDGSEIQVNSGRILATNGQIHQSLSQALLETPSLASWQGKS, encoded by the coding sequence ATGAGCCAAAATTCCGTCGCACAATTACAAATTTTTTTAGATATTGCTACCGAAGCAGTTATGGCTGCTGGAGTCGTTTTACAAAATTATTGGGGTAAATTAGAACAGATTGAAGAAAAAGGTAAACCTGGAGATTTGGTTACCGAAGCTGATAAACAAGCAGAGAAAGCAATTATTCAAGTATTAAATCGTCATGTTCCTGAACATAGCATTTTGGCAGAAGAATCAGGAAAACTAGGCTCAATGGAAAGTGAATATCTTTGGGCGATCGATCCGTTGGATGGTACAACCAATTATGCTCATGGTTATCCTGTGTCCGCCGTTTCGGTTGGGTTAATGATTGATGGTATTCCCCAAGTAGGAGCAGTATATAATCCTTTCCGTAATGAATTATTTCGTGCTGCTAAAGGTTTAGGTGCTAGTTGTAATCGTCGTCCAATTCGAGTTTCTCAAACTAAAGAATTAAGTAAAAGTCTCTTGGTAACTGGTTTTGCTTATGATCGCAGAGAAACAACGGATAATAATTATGCTGAGTTTTGTTATCTAACTCATCTCACTCAAGGTGTGCGTCGTAGTGGTTCTGCTTCTTTAGATTTAACTGATGTTGCTTGTGGCAGATTAGATGGTTATTGGGAAAGAGGACTAAGTCCTTGGGATATTACCGCCGGAATTGTGATCGTTCAAGAGGCTGGCGGAAACATAACTGCTTATGATGGTAGTGAAATTCAAGTGAATTCTGGGCGAATTTTGGCTACTAATGGTCAGATTCACCAAAGTTTGAGTCAAGCTCTTTTAGAAACTCCCTCTTTGGCAAGTTGGCAAGGTAAATCTTAA
- a CDS encoding periplasmic phosphate-binding protein of phosphate ABC transporter translates to MTRLSKDATLLLKGLIIGKVLTLVVVGGFFWWFWSRLGREQNFVASRNTRSDKAFSNLPSQTITRIPIGSFNYGGSSAWAPIRQTIDSQIQATYPELQLRYVNPVNANPSSSSGIQMLLNGELDFVQSTRPVTTQEQTIAQQQGFSLRAYPVAIDGVAVVVNPSLNLTGGLTVSQLQQIFTGKITNWSEIGGNNLSIVPFALPVQDSEREIFTGEHRWQQTPELNSGVPATSSNESQSTSLGQNVQYINSTTEAIRKVSKTPGGIYFASAKTLIPQCSVKPLGLGYSSDRLIAPYHDPLISPQQCPDSRNQVNIEVFENKTYPLTRKMYVIVKEDGSMAEQAGEAYAKLLQTETLQNAIAQAGFASLNQSKEVAEKNLTEASR, encoded by the coding sequence ATGACTAGACTTAGCAAGGATGCAACCCTTCTTCTTAAAGGTTTAATTATTGGTAAAGTATTAACACTCGTAGTAGTTGGTGGGTTTTTCTGGTGGTTTTGGTCGCGTTTGGGAAGAGAACAAAATTTTGTCGCTTCTAGAAATACACGTTCAGATAAGGCCTTTTCCAATCTCCCCTCCCAAACAATCACCCGAATTCCGATAGGTTCATTTAATTATGGTGGTAGTTCAGCATGGGCTCCAATTCGACAGACAATTGATTCTCAAATTCAAGCTACCTATCCCGAATTGCAATTGCGCTATGTAAATCCTGTTAATGCCAATCCTAGTTCAAGTTCGGGCATTCAAATGTTACTTAATGGAGAGTTGGACTTTGTTCAGTCAACGCGCCCTGTAACAACACAAGAGCAAACTATTGCTCAACAGCAAGGCTTTTCTCTTCGGGCATATCCAGTTGCTATCGATGGAGTAGCCGTGGTAGTCAATCCATCTTTAAATCTAACGGGAGGTTTGACTGTCTCCCAACTCCAGCAAATTTTTACTGGCAAGATCACCAATTGGAGCGAAATAGGCGGAAATAATCTCTCAATTGTTCCTTTTGCTCTTCCTGTACAAGATTCAGAAAGGGAGATTTTTACCGGGGAACACCGGTGGCAGCAGACTCCCGAGTTAAACTCGGGAGTACCTGCCACCTCATCTAACGAGTCACAATCAACCTCATTAGGGCAAAATGTTCAATACATCAACTCCACTACTGAAGCTATTCGCAAGGTTAGTAAGACTCCAGGTGGAATTTATTTTGCTTCGGCAAAAACACTCATTCCTCAGTGTAGTGTTAAACCCTTAGGTTTAGGTTACAGTAGCGATCGCTTGATAGCTCCCTATCACGATCCTTTGATTTCACCACAACAATGTCCTGATTCACGCAATCAAGTAAATATAGAAGTCTTTGAAAATAAGACTTATCCCCTAACACGGAAAATGTATGTAATTGTTAAAGAAGATGGAAGTATGGCTGAGCAAGCAGGAGAAGCTTATGCAAAGCTTTTACAAACTGAAACTCTTCAAAATGCGATCGCGCAAGCTGGATTTGCTAGTTTAAATCAATCTAAAGAAGTTGCAGAAAAAAATTTAACTGAAGCTAGCCGGTAA
- a CDS encoding Serine/Threonine protein kinase — MTKNRIRNETLVGKLLNRRYLIVKLCTSGGFGETYLAEDVQHSDSPICFVKRFKPNTKNFHLIKVAKLMFEREAEITSSLGNYKYIPRLLASFAEKNEFYLVQEFIQGQTLYSELATGDCWEENQVIQLLQEVLPILEFIHSHGIIHRDIKPSNFIRRWDDCKLVLIDFGVAKLLNNELEEIDRSKDTKIIVGTPGYMPSEQAEANSCFSSDIYALGIIAIEALTGTDTLNLSFDPKTHELSWEHLVSVSPELTAIINQMVRQNYQQRYQSASEVLKALEQHPLNQKLRLQSSLSEKPVNSKSLTNPVSLVKSLRNSNSSKKIFLIGIVVSIATTWPIALVVYYFIWLLNSTYHVPSNPSSPASLNQDSSSNRLDTVSFSQVSFSQVGK, encoded by the coding sequence ATGACAAAAAATCGTATCAGGAATGAAACCCTAGTAGGCAAGTTACTTAATCGACGTTATTTAATTGTTAAACTTTGCACTTCTGGTGGCTTTGGAGAAACTTATTTAGCTGAAGATGTCCAACACTCTGATAGTCCGATTTGCTTTGTCAAACGTTTCAAACCTAATACTAAAAATTTCCACCTAATCAAAGTAGCAAAATTGATGTTTGAAAGGGAAGCTGAAATTACTAGTAGTTTAGGTAATTACAAGTATATTCCTCGACTTTTAGCTTCTTTTGCCGAAAAAAATGAATTTTATTTAGTACAAGAGTTCATTCAAGGACAGACTCTTTATTCAGAATTAGCAACAGGAGATTGTTGGGAAGAAAATCAGGTTATTCAATTACTACAAGAAGTTTTGCCAATTTTAGAATTTATTCATTCTCATGGCATTATTCATCGTGATATTAAGCCTAGTAATTTTATTCGTCGTTGGGATGATTGTAAATTAGTCTTAATCGATTTTGGCGTAGCTAAATTGCTCAATAATGAACTCGAAGAAATAGATCGTTCTAAGGATACCAAAATTATAGTTGGTACTCCTGGTTATATGCCTAGTGAACAAGCAGAAGCCAATTCTTGTTTTAGCAGCGATATCTATGCGCTGGGAATAATTGCCATTGAAGCGCTGACGGGAACCGATACCTTAAATTTAAGTTTCGATCCTAAAACTCATGAACTAAGTTGGGAGCATTTAGTATCTGTTAGTCCAGAATTAACTGCCATTATCAACCAAATGGTGCGTCAAAATTATCAACAACGCTATCAGTCTGCATCGGAAGTTTTGAAGGCACTTGAGCAACATCCACTCAATCAGAAATTGAGATTACAATCTTCCTTATCAGAAAAACCAGTAAATTCCAAATCTCTTACTAATCCAGTTAGTTTAGTTAAATCTTTACGTAATAGCAATTCTTCAAAAAAAATTTTCTTGATCGGAATTGTGGTTAGCATTGCGACTACTTGGCCAATCGCCCTTGTAGTTTATTATTTTATTTGGCTATTAAATAGTACTTATCATGTTCCAAGTAATCCCTCTTCTCCTGCATCGCTCAATCAGGATTCTAGCTCAAACAGACTAGATACAGTTAGTTTTTCTCAAGTGAGTTTTTCCCAAGTAGGGAAATAA
- a CDS encoding FeS assembly protein SufB produces MSSQVKNLVNQPYKYGFITEIEADTIPRGLNEEIIRLISAKKNEPEFMLEFRLKAYHQWLKMTEPTWAHVGYPPIDYQNIIYYSAPKQKKAKLDSLDEVDPALLETFEKLGLPLSEQKRLSNVAVDAIFDSVSIATTFKEKLAEEGVIFCSISEALQEHPELVRKYLGSVVPVADNYFAALNSAVFSDGSFVFIPKGVKCPMELSTYFRINNGETGQFERTLIVAEEGASVSYLEGCTAPMYDSNQLHAAVVELVALDNAEIKYSTVQNWFAGDEQGKGGIYNFVTKRGLCKGINSKISWTQVETGSAITWKYPSCVLVGDNSVGEFYSIALTNNKQQADTGTKMIHIGKNTRSTIISKGISAGESKGSYRGLVKIGPKADGARNYSQCDSMLIGDNAEANTFPYIQVDNNSARVEHEASTAKIGEEQLFYFAQRGISEEDAVSMLVSGFCKDVLNELPMEFAAEADKLLSLKLEGTVG; encoded by the coding sequence ATGAGTTCCCAAGTCAAAAATTTAGTCAATCAACCTTATAAATACGGCTTTATCACTGAGATCGAGGCTGATACTATTCCTCGCGGACTCAATGAAGAGATTATCCGCTTGATTTCAGCCAAGAAAAACGAGCCAGAATTTATGTTGGAGTTTCGCCTCAAAGCATATCACCAGTGGCTAAAAATGACTGAACCAACTTGGGCTCATGTAGGTTATCCTCCCATTGATTATCAAAATATCATTTACTACTCTGCGCCTAAACAGAAGAAAGCCAAACTCGATAGCCTCGACGAAGTCGATCCAGCTTTACTCGAAACTTTTGAAAAACTTGGTCTTCCTCTCTCAGAACAAAAAAGACTGAGTAATGTCGCCGTAGATGCAATTTTTGATAGTGTTTCCATCGCTACTACCTTTAAAGAAAAGCTGGCTGAAGAAGGGGTTATTTTCTGTTCAATTTCTGAAGCTTTACAAGAACATCCTGAGTTAGTACGAAAGTATTTAGGTAGTGTCGTTCCTGTAGCAGACAATTATTTTGCTGCCCTTAATTCGGCTGTTTTTAGCGACGGTTCGTTTGTGTTTATTCCCAAGGGTGTGAAATGTCCAATGGAATTGTCTACTTATTTCCGTATTAACAACGGTGAAACAGGACAGTTTGAACGGACTTTAATTGTTGCAGAAGAAGGTGCTTCGGTTAGTTATCTAGAAGGTTGTACTGCACCGATGTACGACAGTAACCAACTTCATGCTGCGGTAGTAGAATTAGTTGCTTTAGATAACGCCGAGATTAAATACTCTACCGTCCAAAACTGGTTTGCTGGCGACGAACAAGGTAAAGGCGGTATCTATAACTTTGTTACCAAGCGCGGTTTGTGTAAGGGAATTAATTCTAAAATTTCTTGGACTCAAGTAGAAACAGGTTCGGCAATTACTTGGAAGTATCCTAGTTGTGTTTTGGTTGGTGATAATTCCGTCGGGGAATTTTATTCCATCGCTCTGACAAATAACAAGCAACAAGCGGATACAGGTACAAAAATGATTCATATCGGCAAAAATACCCGTAGTACGATTATTTCTAAAGGTATTTCGGCTGGAGAATCAAAAGGTAGCTATCGTGGTTTAGTCAAAATTGGGCCAAAAGCAGACGGTGCAAGAAACTATTCTCAATGTGACTCGATGTTAATTGGAGACAACGCCGAAGCGAATACTTTTCCTTATATCCAAGTAGATAACAACAGTGCCAGAGTCGAACATGAAGCTTCTACAGCAAAAATTGGCGAAGAACAACTATTTTACTTTGCTCAACGTGGTATCTCAGAAGAAGATGCAGTTTCCATGTTAGTTAGTGGTTTCTGTAAAGATGTTTTGAATGAGTTACCAATGGAATTTGCAGCAGAAGCAGATAAGTTATTGAGTCTGAAGTTAGAAGGTACAGTAGGTTAA
- a CDS encoding transcriptional regulator, TrmB, whose product MTTTGIPSTKQSILQHLLKQGQASAQQLAQALNISPQATRRHLNELEVEGLIEYESVQTGMGRPQHLYQLSQQGRSLFPHRYGEFAVSFLDTLAETVGKEQVSKVLEKQWQRKAAEYRDRIGKGSLHQRVASLVELRQQEGYMAELHMIQGDKQQFILAEHNCAISEVAESYPSICGHELEMFGAVLPDCTVERTHWINNGEHRCGYLIKVK is encoded by the coding sequence ATGACGACCACAGGGATACCGTCTACTAAGCAGAGTATTCTGCAACATTTACTCAAACAAGGTCAAGCCTCAGCACAACAGCTAGCCCAGGCTTTGAATATTAGTCCGCAAGCAACTCGCCGTCACCTCAATGAATTGGAAGTTGAGGGTTTAATCGAATACGAATCAGTCCAAACTGGAATGGGAAGACCACAACATCTTTATCAACTAAGTCAACAAGGGCGATCGCTTTTTCCCCATCGTTACGGAGAGTTTGCTGTTTCTTTTTTGGATACTCTAGCGGAAACTGTAGGCAAAGAACAGGTTAGTAAGGTTCTGGAAAAGCAATGGCAAAGAAAAGCTGCTGAATATCGCGATCGCATTGGTAAGGGTTCTTTACATCAAAGAGTGGCTTCTCTGGTTGAATTACGTCAACAAGAAGGCTATATGGCAGAGTTACACATGATTCAAGGAGATAAACAGCAATTTATTTTGGCTGAACACAATTGTGCTATTTCTGAAGTAGCTGAATCTTATCCTAGTATTTGTGGTCACGAATTAGAAATGTTTGGTGCAGTCTTGCCCGATTGTACTGTAGAACGTACTCACTGGATTAATAATGGTGAGCATCGTTGTGGGTATCTCATTAAAGTTAAATAA
- a CDS encoding amine oxidase — MSETKQIVVIGAGWAGLGAAYNLAKQGYQVTLLEAAPYPGGLVACWKTPGGRSVEAGIHGFWYPYNNIFSLVKELAIDPFTPFTRSSQYSPAGLEVESPLFQAQPRLPAPLGTFLYTQFKRLPLSDRLSALPLLYAVIDFDNSDEAWRRYDKVTARELFKQFAVSERLYRESFEPMLLVGLFAPGEQCSAAATLGMLYYFILAHQPDFDVVWCRGTVGEKIFKPWIQRIEQAGGKVLTNKRVSDVVLDEKGNAKGVVCGEEFFAADAVISAVSVSGIKKIVDSSTTLNNYDQFRNLANLKGIDVLATRLWFDRKVNIPLPSNACFGFDPTTGWTFFDLNALQDEYRDEPGSVIEADFYHANQLLPMSDEQIVAKVQRDLTTCIPDFGQAKVIDRSIVRVKEGVTHFFPGSYQYLLPARTDIPNLFMSGDWIVTRHGSWSQEKAYVTGLEAANLVIEKFGIGRKANIIPVEPDEPHIQFARTINRTFRDWGKFLPDFWLP; from the coding sequence ATGTCAGAAACAAAACAGATTGTAGTAATTGGTGCTGGTTGGGCTGGTTTAGGCGCAGCCTATAACTTAGCTAAACAAGGTTATCAGGTTACACTCCTAGAAGCAGCACCTTATCCTGGTGGTTTAGTCGCATGTTGGAAAACCCCAGGAGGCAGATCTGTAGAAGCTGGAATTCATGGTTTTTGGTATCCCTACAACAATATTTTTAGTCTGGTTAAAGAATTAGCAATTGATCCTTTTACACCGTTTACTCGTTCTTCTCAATATTCTCCTGCTGGTTTAGAAGTAGAGTCACCCCTTTTTCAAGCACAACCTCGTTTACCAGCACCCCTAGGAACTTTCTTATATACACAGTTTAAACGGTTACCTTTAAGCGATCGCTTGTCTGCCCTTCCTCTACTTTACGCTGTGATTGATTTTGATAATTCAGATGAGGCGTGGCGACGTTATGACAAGGTAACTGCTAGAGAATTATTTAAACAATTTGCCGTTTCGGAAAGATTATACCGAGAGTCTTTTGAACCGATGTTACTGGTTGGTTTATTTGCACCTGGAGAACAATGTTCGGCAGCAGCAACCTTGGGAATGCTTTACTATTTCATTTTGGCTCATCAACCTGATTTTGATGTGGTTTGGTGTCGAGGAACAGTTGGGGAAAAAATTTTTAAACCTTGGATACAACGGATCGAACAAGCAGGCGGTAAGGTTTTAACAAATAAAAGAGTTAGTGATGTAGTTCTGGATGAAAAGGGTAACGCTAAAGGAGTTGTCTGCGGTGAAGAGTTTTTTGCAGCCGATGCAGTAATTTCTGCGGTTAGTGTGAGTGGAATCAAGAAAATAGTAGATAGTAGTACCACGCTCAATAATTATGACCAATTCCGCAATCTAGCTAACCTAAAAGGTATTGATGTCTTAGCAACACGTCTTTGGTTTGATCGCAAGGTTAATATTCCTCTTCCTTCTAACGCTTGCTTCGGTTTCGATCCGACGACAGGCTGGACATTCTTCGATCTCAATGCTTTACAAGACGAATACAGAGATGAACCTGGTAGTGTAATTGAAGCTGATTTTTATCATGCTAATCAACTCTTACCAATGAGTGATGAGCAAATTGTTGCTAAAGTACAACGAGACTTAACTACTTGTATTCCTGATTTTGGTCAAGCTAAGGTAATCGATCGCAGTATTGTTAGAGTTAAAGAAGGTGTAACTCACTTTTTCCCTGGTAGCTATCAGTATTTACTTCCCGCTAGAACCGATATTCCTAATTTATTCATGAGTGGCGATTGGATTGTAACTCGTCATGGTTCTTGGTCGCAAGAAAAAGCTTATGTCACTGGTTTAGAAGCAGCTAATCTTGTCATCGAAAAATTTGGCATCGGAAGAAAAGCAAATATAATTCCTGTCGAACCCGATGAACCTCATATTCAATTTGCCAGAACAATTAATCGCACTTTTAGAGATTGGGGGAAATTTCTGCCCGATTTTTGGTTGCCGTAA
- a CDS encoding Radical SAM domain protein produces MKTVTVTYPIVETFHSVQGEGAWTGVNAFFIRLGGCDVGCPWCDTKQSWNAKRHSQRPVQDLAEEVQIANPAIAVITGGEPLMHDLKPLTAAIKSLGIRVHLETSGAHPFSGDFDWVTFSPKQFKPPHPSIYHQVSELKVVIAKSEDLIWAQQQASLVSPQTLKYLQPEWNTPASKDLIFEYVLRHPQWRISLQTHKLLEVR; encoded by the coding sequence ATGAAAACTGTTACTGTTACCTATCCTATCGTCGAAACCTTTCATTCTGTACAAGGAGAAGGTGCTTGGACGGGAGTAAATGCTTTTTTTATTCGTTTAGGAGGTTGTGATGTTGGTTGTCCTTGGTGCGATACCAAGCAATCTTGGAATGCGAAACGTCATTCTCAACGCCCAGTTCAAGATTTAGCTGAAGAAGTCCAAATCGCTAATCCTGCGATCGCAGTTATTACTGGTGGTGAACCATTAATGCACGATCTCAAACCCCTAACGGCAGCTATCAAAAGTTTAGGCATCAGAGTTCATCTCGAAACTTCTGGCGCACATCCTTTTAGTGGCGATTTTGATTGGGTAACCTTTTCACCCAAACAATTTAAACCTCCTCATCCAAGTATTTATCACCAGGTAAGTGAACTCAAAGTAGTGATAGCAAAATCAGAAGATTTGATTTGGGCGCAACAACAAGCAAGTTTAGTATCTCCCCAAACCTTAAAATATTTACAACCAGAATGGAATACACCCGCGAGTAAAGATTTAATCTTTGAATATGTGCTAAGACATCCTCAATGGCGTATTAGTTTGCAAACTCATAAATTATTAGAAGTTCGATGA